In one Nyctibius grandis isolate bNycGra1 chromosome 19, bNycGra1.pri, whole genome shotgun sequence genomic region, the following are encoded:
- the C19H20orf204 gene encoding uncharacterized protein C20orf204 homolog, translating to MILPRALSCTVLLLLLVAVLSRGKRCSIAKILRQYRAVIFHEIQNLRSLSGSEGRSGRAGPACRSDKDQKILLSIHNISMSLREVAAGTLRGPEELALWKVARNTDFVLRENCRKISKVGVSAPSARRPQSPAQPRRGAPGRRRKQLREIGRKAERLATCWEKLYALHAPRRAPRDS from the exons ATG ATTCTCCCCCGGGCGCTCTCCTGCACTgttctgctcctcctgctcgTCGCCGTGCTGAGCAGAGGCAAGAGGTGCAGCATCGCCAAGATCCTCCGGCAGTACCGCGCCGTCATCTTCCACGAGATCCAGAACCTG AGAAGCCTGAGCGGGTCGGAGGGCAGGAGCGGAAGGGCCGGCCCAGCTTGTCGTTCGGACAAG GACCAGAAGATCCTGCTGTCCATCCACAACATCAGCATGTCCCTGCGGGAGGTGGCAGCCGGCACCCTGCGCGGCCCCGAGGAGCTGGCGCTGTGGAAGGTGGCCAGAAACACCGACTTTGTGCTCAGGGAGAACTGCAGGAAAATCAGTAAG GTGGGTGTTTCTGCTCCCTCGGCGCGTCGCCCGCAGAGCCCGGCACAGCCCCGGCGCGGGGCACCCGGGcgcaggaggaagcagctgcGGGAGATCGGGAGGAAGGCGGAGAGGCTGGCGACCTGCTGGGAGAAGCTCTACGCCCTGCACGCACCCCGCCGTGCCCCCCGGGACTCGTAG